The Polyodon spathula isolate WHYD16114869_AA chromosome 13, ASM1765450v1, whole genome shotgun sequence genome includes a region encoding these proteins:
- the LOC121325286 gene encoding PILR alpha-associated neural protein, which translates to MAIRCLFFIFSLFGLLLLIAVVTRTVQSRDSAAGLATYNPQRRQGVMDRTGERRVAEERLSYRGSLIPASQKQMLRVRGRRQAVQLPPLTSQAPPTYPWAIDWGPTLIPEETNDFLSTPEEGHSQQQRHRQRPEQATPTQRLVESERGEEQGSERQREGDVATLETDLYETEPEAVDPQFYVTVTISTLLILIAAAITAKLCYDHSRSPPPLLHRSVAAPGSLSLSLSRSIVSEESHHALTSTAGLPQTLSPSLLNLGWGRERSGRTHPHPSPAPLEPTPSLSSLSPTAQLQQARRAEFRCPTAPDS; encoded by the exons ATGGCAATACGCTGTCTCTTTTTTATCTTTTCCCTCTTTGGACTCCTGCTGCTGATCGCTGTGGTAACAAGGACCGTCCAGTCACGTGACTCTGCGGCTGGGCTCGCTACCTACAATCCGCAACGGCGGCAGGGGGTAATGGACagaacgggagagaggagggTGGCGGAGGAGAGACTGAGTTATAGAGGTTCTCTGATTCCTGCATCTCAGAAACAGATGCTGCGAGTGAGGGGGCGTCGCCAGGCAGTCCAGCTCCCCCCACTGACCTCACAGGCCCCACCCACATACCCTTGGGCCATCGACTGGGGTCCCACCCTAATTCCTGAAGAGACAAATGACTTCCTGTCCACACCGGAAGAGGGCCACAGCCAGCAGCAGCGACATCGCCAGAGACCCGAGCAGGCCACTCCCACCCAGCGGCTggtagagagtgagagaggagaggagcaagggagtgagagacagagagagggagacgtGGCCACTCTGGAGACTGATCTATATGAGACGGAGCCGGAAG CTGTGGATCCCCAGTTCTATGTCACTGTGACAATCTCAACACTGCTGATCCTCATCGCAGCTGCAATCACAGCCAAACTGTG TTATGATCACAGTAgatctcctcctcctctcttacATCGCTCTGTAGCTGCTCCtggctctctctcgctctctctttcgcGTTCCATCGTTTCAGAAGAGAGTCATCATGCTCTGACCTCTACTGCAGGACTACCCCAaactctctccccctccctcttgAACTTGGGGTGGGGGAGGGAGCGGTCGGGGAGAACCCACCCCCATCCCTCGCCAGCCCCCCTTGAACCCACCCCATCCCTGTCCTCCTTGTCTCCCACAGCCCAGCTACAGCAG GCTCGCAGAGCTGAGTTTCGTTGTCCCACTGCTCCTGATTCTTGA